From the Gammaproteobacteria bacterium genome, the window GACCATTGCCCTCGGGGCATTAACGCGCACCGAAAGCCGTGGCGCCCACTACCGCGAAGATTATCCAACCCGCAATGACCGCGACTGGCTGTGTCGCACCCTAGCGGTATGGAAAGACCCAACGGCGGACTTGCCAGAGCTTCACTACGAACCCCTGACCGTGGACACCATGGAGCTACCTCCAGGCTTTCGTGGTTACGGGGCGCGTAATCTCATCGAACATCCTGATGCTGCCCGCCGTCAAACAGAGGTCGAGGCCCTGCACACCCGAATTACTGATCCCGCCCGGCGTCAAACGGCACTTTTGCCCTATCTGAATCTCTTACCCGAACGTTATCGCGGTCCTAACCAGCGTCTCGATCACCGCGTCGCCCCGGAAGCCCGGCCATGAAGAATGGACAGCGTAATCACGAACGCCAACTCACCCTGAATATCTTCCGTCACGTTCCATGCGTCTCGGAAAGTCGCCCGCACCTCGACACCTTTTCCCTGAACGAAACACCGGGCATGACGTTATTTCTGGCGTTGACTCGGATTCGTGAGGAATTGGACCCCTCACTCAATTTTGATTGTGTCTGCCGAGCGGGGGTATGCGGAAGTTGCGCGCTCATCATCAATGGCCGACCTGGTTTGGCCTGTCGCACTCTGATCGCCAATCTACCGGAAACTATTACTCTCTTCCCGCTACCCGGTTTTGAATTGATCGCCGACCTTGCGGTAAATACCGGAAAATGGATGCATGACCTTACCAAACGCCTCGAGGCTTGGATCCACCTGGCCGCCGAACCCAATCTGGACGCCCTAGAGGCCCCTATGGAGCCAATTCAGGCGGAGCAGATCTATGAATTAGACCGTTGCATCGAATGTGGCTGTTGCATCGCGGCCTGTGGTACCGCGCAGATGCGTGAAGATTTTATAGG encodes:
- the frdB gene encoding Fumarate reductase iron-sulfur subunit, whose protein sequence is MKNGQRNHERQLTLNIFRHVPCVSESRPHLDTFSLNETPGMTLFLALTRIREELDPSLNFDCVCRAGVCGSCALIINGRPGLACRTLIANLPETITLFPLPGFELIADLAVNTGKWMHDLTKRLEAWIHLAAEPNLDALEAPMEPIQAEQIYELDRCIECGCCIAACGTAQMREDFIGAVGLFKIARFQTDPRDIRGDADYYEIVGNESGIFGCMTLLGCQDVCPKGLSLQTQIAFLRRKMARHFL